From a single Oncorhynchus nerka isolate Pitt River linkage group LG11, Oner_Uvic_2.0, whole genome shotgun sequence genomic region:
- the LOC115137306 gene encoding neuromedin-K receptor-like produces MAAANNGSNTTRTFTNQFVQPPWRIVLWSVAYSLVLAVAVFGNLIVIWIVLAHKRMRTVTNYFLLNLAFSDASMAAFNTLINFIYAAHGNWYFGESYCKFHNFFPVTAVFSSIYSMSAIAVDRYMAIIHPLKPRLSATATKVVILCIWALAVVLAFPLCFYSTIRILPRRTICYVAWPRSSDDSFMYHIIVTVLVYVLPLVVMGITYTIVGVTLWGGEIPGEASDNYHSQLTAKRKVVKMMIIVVVTFALCWLPYHVYFIVTGLNKALMRWKSIQQVYLSVMWLAMSSTMYNPIIYCCLNSRFRAGFKRAFCWCPFVRVSSYDELELRDNTTRHRSGHLGSMCTLSRVNTGTNNRQHSIKKAVSSCYGNASVNGDNNGNHGNQPGGSQVQPLQ; encoded by the exons ATGGCTGCGGCAAACAACGGATCAAACACAACTAGGACCTTTACAAATCAGTTTGTACAACCGCCTTGGCGCATCGTGCTATGGTCGGTCGCGTACAGCCTTGTGCTCGCCGTGGCAGTTTTTGGGAACCTGATAGTGATTTGGATCGTATTGGCGCACAAGAGGATGCGGACCGTGACAAACTACTTTTTACTCAACTTGGCTTTCTCTGACGCCTCAATGGCCGCGTTCAACACGTTGATTAATTTCATATATGCTGCTCACGGCAATTGGTACTTTGGAGAATCATACTGCAAGTTCCACAACTTTTTCCCAGTCACAGCAGTGTTTTCAAGCATCTATTCAATGAGCGCAATAGCGGTCGACAG GTACATGGCCATCATCCACCCGCTGAAACCCAGGCTGTCGGCCACAGCCACCAAGGTGGTGATCTTGTGTATCTGGGCGCTGGCCGTGGTGCTGGCCTTCCCACTCTGCTTCTACTCCACCATCCGCATCCTGCCCCGCCGGACAATCTGCTACGTGGCTTGGCCCCGGTCATCAGATGACTCCTTCAT GTATCATATCATTGTGACGGTGCTGGTGTACGTGCTGCCCCTAGTGGTGATGGGTATCACCTACACCATTGTGGGCGTGACGCTGTGGGGAGGAGAGATCCCGGGGGAAGCATCAGATAACTACCACAGCCAGCTCACAGCCAAGAGGAAG gtggtgaagatgATGATCATTGTGGTGGTGACCTTCGCCCTCTGCTGGCTGCCGTACCACGTCTACTTCATCGTGACGGGACTCAACAAGGCTCTGATGAGGTGGAAGTCCATCCAGCAGGTCTACCTGTCAGTGATGTGGCTGGCCATGAGCTCCACCATGTACAATCCCATCATCTACTGCTGCCTCAACAGCAG GTTCCGGGCGGGCTTCAAGCGGGCGTTCTGTTGGTGCCCGTTCGTCCGGGTATCCAGCTATGACGAGCTGGAGTTGCGCGACAACACCACCCGCCACCGATCCGGCCACCTGGGCAGCATGTGCACCCTCTCCCGCGTGAACACTGGGACCAACAATCGCCAACACAGCATCAAAAAGGCAGTCTCCAGCTGCTATGGCAATGCCAGTGTTAACGGAGATAACAATGGTAACCATGGCAACCAACCGGGCGGTAGCCAAGTCCAACCTTTACAGTGA